In one Desulfoferula mesophila genomic region, the following are encoded:
- a CDS encoding GNAT family N-acetyltransferase, which yields MPFSKHGYPRPLILKSGEEVWLRPVRPEEDDKEVFAFLGRLSAEDRWYLDFDANDPETVRYNFINYDPNKILPVVATNAKEQIVALATLERRPKGARGHIGRVRVVVQPFYRNQRLGTYLLLDLIQLAVNLGLRVLTAEFIKGIEDNAIRAARRLDFFEQAVLPEYAKDSRGNRYDLVVMVKRIHRGYDDF from the coding sequence ATGCCCTTCAGCAAGCACGGCTACCCGCGACCCCTGATCCTCAAGAGCGGCGAGGAGGTCTGGCTGCGCCCGGTGCGGCCCGAGGAGGACGACAAGGAGGTATTCGCCTTTTTGGGGCGTCTGAGCGCCGAGGACCGCTGGTACCTGGACTTCGACGCGAACGACCCGGAGACGGTGCGTTACAACTTCATCAACTACGATCCCAACAAGATCCTGCCCGTGGTGGCCACCAACGCCAAGGAGCAGATCGTGGCCCTGGCAACCCTGGAGCGCCGGCCCAAGGGGGCGCGGGGGCACATCGGGCGGGTGCGGGTGGTGGTGCAGCCCTTTTACCGCAACCAGCGCCTGGGCACCTACCTGCTGCTGGATCTGATCCAGTTGGCGGTGAACCTGGGGCTAAGGGTGCTTACCGCCGAGTTCATCAAGGGCATCGAAGACAACGCCATCCGGGCGGCCCGGCGCCTGGATTTTTTCGAGCAGGCGGTGTTGCCGGAATACGCCAAGGATTCGCGGGGCAACCGCTACGACCTGGTGGTAATGGTCAAGCGCATCCACCGGGGATACGACGACTTCTAA
- a CDS encoding glyceraldehyde 3-phosphate dehydrogenase NAD-binding domain-containing protein, with protein MAGIGIIGLGRVGRCLLRVLASRGLLGSVRAIAELNPGGRDNRVLTENLAYLLAADSTYGPFPVPVATDGVSLVLDGQSVPVHYNPHPQQVDWAGQGATVVVEASGDPQAAAEARGLLGQGVDKVLFTRSAATADVTLIRGLNLDAYDSSAHRLISCSTCTANALAPVLSVLHGAYKVRRGSIVSVHPALSGDRMLDAPAREFAAGRSALGVRAVTSQVARTVGQALPDLAGRLTAMSLRVPTTVVNALLADLVLEKPPSELGEVESLLERAVMNGPLAGVAALERGIMGRPRMAADFQGDPHSSLIDLNWLALSGELLRIHLWHDNEYAYCCRVADTLELILSRL; from the coding sequence ATGGCCGGCATCGGGATCATAGGTCTGGGAAGGGTGGGGCGCTGCCTTTTGCGCGTCCTGGCCTCCCGGGGCCTGTTGGGCTCGGTGCGGGCCATCGCCGAACTGAACCCCGGCGGACGCGACAACCGCGTGCTCACCGAAAACCTGGCTTACCTTTTGGCCGCCGACTCCACCTACGGCCCCTTCCCGGTGCCGGTGGCCACGGACGGCGTTTCTCTGGTGCTGGACGGCCAAAGCGTCCCGGTGCACTACAACCCCCACCCCCAACAGGTGGACTGGGCCGGACAGGGGGCCACCGTGGTGGTGGAGGCCAGCGGCGACCCCCAGGCCGCCGCCGAGGCGCGGGGATTGTTGGGCCAGGGGGTGGACAAGGTATTGTTCACCCGCTCTGCGGCCACCGCCGACGTTACCCTCATCCGGGGCCTGAACCTGGACGCCTACGATTCCTCGGCCCACCGCCTGATCTCCTGCTCCACCTGCACCGCCAACGCCCTGGCCCCGGTGCTCAGCGTGTTGCACGGCGCCTACAAGGTGCGCCGGGGCTCCATCGTATCGGTGCACCCGGCCCTTTCCGGCGACCGCATGCTGGACGCCCCGGCCCGCGAGTTCGCCGCCGGGCGCAGCGCCCTGGGGGTGCGGGCGGTCACCAGTCAGGTGGCCCGCACCGTGGGCCAGGCCCTGCCCGATCTGGCCGGCCGCCTCACGGCCATGAGCCTCAGGGTGCCCACCACGGTGGTCAACGCCCTGCTGGCCGACCTGGTGTTGGAGAAGCCCCCCTCGGAGCTGGGCGAGGTGGAATCGCTGCTGGAGCGGGCGGTAATGAACGGCCCCCTGGCCGGGGTGGCCGCCCTGGAGCGGGGCATAATGGGGCGCCCCCGGATGGCCGCCGATTTCCAGGGCGACCCTCATTCATCCCTAATCGACCTTAATTGGCTGGCCCTCAGCGGCGAGCTTTTGCGCATCCACCTTTGGCACGACAACGAGTACGCCTATTGCTGCCGCGTGGCCGACACCTTGGAGTTAATCCTGAGCCGGCTTTAA
- the sucD gene encoding succinate--CoA ligase subunit alpha codes for MSILVNKDTRVVVQGLTGKEGMFHAEQMIAYGTKVVAGVTPGKGGQSALGVPVFNTVAEAVKETGANASLVFVPAAFAADSACEAADAGVDLVVVISEHIPVMDMIRAKAYLNARGVKMVGPNCPGIITPGECKIGIQPGYIHKPGTVGLVSRSGTLTYEVVHQITSAGLGQSTCIGIGGDPIIGLNFVQLLELFRDDPGTEAVCLIGEIGGDAEEKAAAVVAAGYPKPVFGFVAGLTAPPGKRMGHAGAIISGSKGRAQDKLAAMEAAGITVVRALGEFGATVAQTLK; via the coding sequence ATGAGCATCCTGGTAAACAAAGACACCCGCGTGGTGGTGCAGGGCCTCACCGGCAAGGAGGGCATGTTCCACGCCGAGCAGATGATCGCCTACGGCACCAAGGTGGTGGCCGGGGTCACTCCGGGCAAGGGCGGCCAAAGTGCTTTGGGCGTGCCGGTATTCAACACCGTGGCCGAGGCGGTAAAGGAAACCGGGGCCAACGCCAGCCTGGTGTTCGTGCCCGCCGCCTTCGCGGCCGACTCGGCCTGCGAAGCGGCCGACGCGGGCGTGGACCTGGTGGTGGTCATCAGCGAGCACATCCCGGTGATGGACATGATCCGGGCCAAGGCCTATTTGAACGCGCGCGGCGTGAAGATGGTGGGCCCCAACTGCCCGGGCATCATCACCCCCGGCGAGTGCAAGATCGGCATCCAGCCCGGCTACATCCACAAGCCCGGCACCGTGGGCCTGGTCAGCCGCTCCGGCACCCTGACCTACGAGGTGGTGCACCAGATCACCTCCGCCGGTCTGGGCCAGAGCACCTGCATCGGCATCGGCGGCGACCCCATCATCGGCCTTAACTTCGTGCAGCTGTTGGAGCTGTTCCGCGACGATCCCGGCACCGAGGCGGTCTGCCTCATCGGCGAGATCGGCGGCGACGCCGAGGAAAAGGCGGCCGCCGTGGTGGCCGCCGGTTATCCCAAGCCGGTGTTCGGCTTCGTGGCCGGGCTCACCGCCCCTCCGGGCAAGCGCATGGGCCACGCCGGGGCCATCATCAGCGGCTCCAAGGGACGGGCCCAGGACAAGCTGGCCGCCATGGAAGCCGCGGGCATCACCGTGGTGCGGGCCCTGGGCGAGTTCGGGGCCACCGTGGCCCAGACCCTCAAGTAG
- the sucC gene encoding ADP-forming succinate--CoA ligase subunit beta, with the protein MNVHEYQAKELMAQFGVPVPKGGLAQTAEEAVDVARELSGDVFVVKAQIHAGGRGKGGGVKVCRTLEEVKHAAAAILGMQLVTHQTGPEGKKVLMVWVEEGTDIASELYAAVVLDRGAERLAVMASPSGGMDIEKVAEETPELIFSTRMEPGQPIWDFQCRQLLFGCGLNPAQVRQGTKLIQGLVKMAMAKDATLVEINPLAITGAGDLIALDGKINFDDSGLRRHPDIAELKDPTETDPLELEATELGLNYIRLDGNVGTMVNGAGLAMATMDVVNMAGAKPANFLDVGGGANEEMIGKGFEIILNDPHVEAILINIFGGILRCDVLAAGVVSAAKKIDLKVPLVVRLEGTNVAEGRKILEESGLAFEVAGSMSEAAAKVASVLGGQK; encoded by the coding sequence ATGAATGTTCACGAGTACCAGGCCAAGGAACTGATGGCCCAGTTCGGGGTCCCGGTTCCCAAGGGCGGCCTGGCCCAAACTGCTGAAGAAGCAGTGGATGTCGCCCGGGAACTGTCCGGCGATGTCTTTGTGGTAAAGGCTCAAATCCACGCTGGGGGGCGGGGCAAGGGCGGCGGCGTCAAGGTATGCCGCACCCTGGAAGAAGTAAAGCACGCGGCTGCCGCCATCCTGGGCATGCAGCTTGTCACCCATCAGACCGGCCCCGAGGGCAAAAAAGTACTCATGGTGTGGGTCGAGGAAGGCACCGACATCGCCAGCGAGCTGTACGCGGCGGTGGTCCTGGACCGCGGGGCCGAGCGCCTGGCGGTGATGGCCAGCCCCTCGGGCGGCATGGACATCGAAAAGGTGGCCGAGGAAACCCCCGAGTTGATTTTTTCCACCCGCATGGAGCCGGGCCAGCCCATCTGGGACTTCCAGTGCCGCCAGCTCCTTTTCGGCTGCGGCCTCAACCCCGCCCAGGTGCGCCAGGGCACCAAGCTCATCCAGGGCCTGGTCAAGATGGCCATGGCCAAGGACGCCACCCTGGTGGAGATCAACCCCCTGGCCATCACCGGCGCGGGCGACCTCATCGCCCTGGACGGCAAGATCAACTTTGACGACAGCGGCCTGAGGCGCCATCCCGACATCGCCGAGCTCAAGGACCCCACCGAGACCGATCCCCTGGAGCTGGAGGCCACCGAGTTGGGCCTCAACTACATCCGCCTGGACGGCAACGTGGGCACCATGGTCAACGGCGCGGGCCTGGCCATGGCCACCATGGACGTGGTCAACATGGCGGGCGCCAAGCCGGCCAACTTCCTGGACGTGGGCGGCGGAGCCAACGAGGAGATGATCGGCAAGGGCTTTGAGATCATCCTGAACGATCCCCACGTGGAAGCCATCCTCATCAACATCTTCGGCGGCATCCTCAGGTGCGACGTGCTGGCCGCCGGCGTGGTCAGCGCGGCCAAGAAGATCGACCTCAAGGTGCCCCTGGTGGTGCGCCTGGAGGGCACCAACGTGGCCGAGGGCCGCAAGATCCTCGAGGAAAGTGGCCTGGCCTTCGAGGTGGCCGGTTCCATGAGCGAAGCCGCCGCCAAGGTCGCCTCGGTGTTGGGAGGTCAAAAATGA
- a CDS encoding Gfo/Idh/MocA family oxidoreductase — protein MHNDKNIAVIGCGYWGKNLVRNYHELGALALVCDSDSELLGAIQETYPGIEVSNNPRDAFEHGQVSGVVIATPAGTHYGLAKAALEAGKHVYVEKPLVLDADEGRELIELAQQRGLVLMVGHLLQYHPAFIKLKEIIQAGELGRIHYIYSNRLNLGKFRREENILWSFAPHDISMILTLAGEPPCKVTATGGYYLHQEIADVTTTHLEFPSGLMAHIFVSWLHPFKEQKLIVVGDAKMAVFNDTLPWDEKLSLYPHKINWQNHLPLAEKADAEMVPLQQTEPLRCECEHFLSCITTGEQPLTDGQEGLTVLEVLNASQASLDRKRTNGNGAPLPPAANAEQQTDYFLHPTAVLDEGARVGSGSKIWHFSHVLKGSQVGEDCNVGQNVVIGPEVSIGRGCKIQNNVSVYKGVTLEDEVFCGPSMVFTNVINPRAGIRRMDELLPTLIKTGASLGANCTIVCGHDVGRYAMVGAGAVVTKDVKDHALVVGNPAKQIGWICACGERLDPKMQCRACGKKYREAEEGLVERE, from the coding sequence ATGCACAACGACAAAAACATCGCCGTTATAGGTTGCGGGTACTGGGGCAAGAACCTGGTGCGCAATTACCATGAACTCGGGGCTCTGGCCCTGGTCTGCGACAGCGACTCGGAACTGCTGGGCGCCATTCAGGAAACCTATCCCGGCATTGAAGTATCCAACAACCCCCGGGACGCCTTTGAGCACGGGCAGGTTTCTGGGGTGGTAATCGCCACGCCGGCGGGGACCCACTACGGCCTGGCCAAGGCCGCCCTGGAAGCGGGCAAACACGTTTACGTGGAAAAGCCCCTGGTGCTGGACGCGGATGAAGGACGCGAGCTGATCGAACTGGCCCAACAGCGCGGGCTAGTCCTGATGGTGGGGCACCTTTTGCAGTACCACCCGGCGTTCATCAAACTGAAGGAGATCATCCAAGCCGGCGAATTGGGCCGCATACACTACATCTACTCCAACCGCCTCAACCTGGGCAAGTTCAGGCGGGAGGAGAATATCCTCTGGTCCTTCGCTCCCCACGACATCTCCATGATCCTGACCCTGGCCGGCGAGCCGCCCTGCAAGGTCACGGCCACGGGCGGCTACTATCTGCACCAGGAAATCGCCGACGTGACCACCACCCATTTGGAATTTCCTTCCGGCCTCATGGCCCACATCTTCGTCTCGTGGCTGCACCCTTTTAAGGAGCAGAAGCTGATCGTGGTGGGTGACGCCAAAATGGCGGTATTCAACGACACCCTGCCCTGGGATGAAAAGCTGTCCCTGTACCCCCACAAGATCAACTGGCAGAATCACCTGCCCCTGGCGGAAAAAGCCGATGCCGAGATGGTGCCTCTGCAGCAAACCGAGCCTCTGCGCTGCGAGTGCGAGCATTTCTTGAGCTGCATCACCACAGGCGAGCAACCGCTGACGGACGGCCAGGAAGGCTTGACCGTGCTGGAGGTGCTCAACGCCAGCCAGGCCTCCCTGGATCGCAAGCGCACCAACGGCAATGGCGCGCCCCTGCCCCCGGCCGCCAATGCGGAGCAGCAAACCGATTACTTCCTGCATCCCACCGCGGTGCTCGACGAGGGCGCCCGGGTGGGGTCGGGCAGCAAGATCTGGCACTTTTCCCATGTGCTCAAGGGCTCGCAGGTGGGTGAAGACTGCAATGTGGGGCAAAACGTGGTCATCGGCCCCGAGGTGAGCATCGGCCGGGGTTGCAAGATTCAGAACAACGTCAGCGTGTACAAGGGCGTCACCCTGGAGGACGAGGTCTTTTGCGGCCCCTCCATGGTTTTCACCAACGTGATCAATCCCCGGGCGGGCATTCGCCGCATGGACGAACTCCTGCCCACCTTGATCAAGACCGGGGCTTCCCTGGGGGCCAACTGCACCATAGTGTGCGGGCATGACGTGGGCCGCTACGCCATGGTGGGAGCCGGGGCCGTGGTCACCAAGGACGTGAAGGACCACGCCCTGGTGGTGGGCAACCCGGCAAAGCAAATTGGCTGGATTTGCGCCTGCGGGGAGCGGCTTGACCCTAAAATGCAATGTCGCGCCTGCGGCAAAAAGTACCGGGAAGCCGAGGAGGGCCTGGTGGAGCGGGAGTGA
- a CDS encoding glycosyltransferase family 2 protein produces the protein MLEGQSICVVVPAYNEETQVGRVIDTMPPFVDKIVVVDDASLDRTSEVVKTLQESDPRVVLLVHPKNKGVGGAISTGYKWARDNDMDIAVVMAGDGQMDPDDLPDLLDPIIKDQVDYTKGNRLISGEAYKKIPKLRYFGNAALSMLTKIASGYWHVTDSQTGYTAANKQVLHTIDWDATYQRYGQPNDLLVRLNVMSFRVADVEVEPVYGVGERSGIKISRVIFSVGWLLIKLFFWRLKEKYIIRDFHPLLFFYALGFLLLLASLILFIRLIVLWVANSYLPEVTLLFWLFANTMGMLCIFFAMWFDMEYNLPLKGSGFSRRTRKYRRDKNS, from the coding sequence ATGCTTGAAGGCCAAAGCATTTGCGTTGTAGTCCCAGCTTACAACGAGGAGACGCAAGTAGGCCGTGTCATCGACACCATGCCACCGTTCGTGGACAAAATAGTGGTGGTCGATGACGCCAGCCTGGACCGAACCTCCGAAGTCGTCAAGACCCTCCAGGAAAGCGACCCCCGGGTAGTTCTGTTGGTCCACCCCAAGAACAAGGGAGTGGGCGGAGCGATTTCCACGGGATACAAGTGGGCGCGCGACAATGACATGGACATTGCCGTGGTGATGGCCGGCGACGGCCAGATGGACCCTGACGATCTGCCCGACCTTTTGGATCCGATAATAAAGGACCAAGTCGACTACACCAAGGGCAACCGTCTGATCAGCGGCGAGGCCTACAAAAAAATCCCCAAGCTCCGCTATTTCGGCAACGCCGCCCTGTCCATGTTGACCAAGATCGCTTCCGGCTACTGGCACGTCACCGATTCCCAAACCGGCTACACCGCGGCCAACAAACAGGTGCTGCACACCATTGACTGGGATGCCACCTATCAGCGCTACGGCCAGCCCAACGACCTTCTGGTGCGCCTCAACGTAATGAGCTTCCGGGTGGCCGACGTGGAGGTGGAGCCGGTCTACGGAGTGGGAGAGCGCTCGGGGATCAAAATCTCCCGGGTAATTTTCTCGGTGGGCTGGCTGCTGATAAAACTTTTCTTCTGGAGGTTGAAAGAAAAATACATTATCCGTGATTTTCACCCCCTGCTCTTCTTCTACGCCTTGGGTTTTTTACTGCTTCTAGCCTCTCTCATCCTATTCATACGCCTGATCGTGCTCTGGGTAGCCAACAGCTACCTCCCAGAAGTCACTCTTTTGTTTTGGCTCTTTGCCAACACCATGGGCATGCTCTGCATTTTCTTCGCCATGTGGTTTGACATGGAATACAACCTGCCGCTCAAGGGATCGGGATTTTCGCGCCGGACGCGCAAATACCGCCGGGACAAGAATAGCTAG
- a CDS encoding oligosaccharide flippase family protein, protein MPEQGGPNAAPDGPASRGGGELMTRRILLRLFLSAPLSLATLVYLPILTRTLGKAQYGEWGLAMSVVTGVSAVATMGLAVVIPRFYAQDREQGTFAQRFWSCLLFALVMAAAQYAVAWLFADPLGSVIFNSAGGGPLSRASVFLGIALSMRTFLSSLLRARFELVRQSILELAITAARTAAILGLALWGASVRELLWSQSLIEFSACVYLTLAAWRRVPLQGAKLTLPKTYFYYALPLLPAVALTWLGKNIERFVLVHLQGQAMVGEYTVAFTVSSVLVTFSAAVNFVLLPQLAQAWTREDRREQSAKLFATANRNLLLLGLPVIVGLALVWSDLVVFLTGRAFGVTWPVAALAAAGHLSSALYLANVYALHLQLRTKLILPLLASGVCLSVALSFGMIPSLGILGAATAFWAGQTINAMIAMGISRRLTGWSLPLNFFLRAGGACLAMGCLVAAAKGLGHFNLWALIALGVAVYAASTLCLGLITMGQVKGFWGRLGPKAG, encoded by the coding sequence GTGCCTGAGCAGGGCGGGCCTAACGCCGCGCCTGACGGCCCCGCCTCCCGCGGCGGCGGGGAGTTGATGACCCGGCGCATTCTGTTGCGCCTTTTCCTGTCCGCCCCGTTGTCCCTGGCTACCCTGGTATACCTGCCCATACTCACCCGCACCCTGGGCAAGGCGCAGTATGGCGAATGGGGCCTGGCCATGTCCGTTGTCACGGGCGTGTCCGCCGTGGCCACCATGGGCCTGGCCGTGGTCATCCCCCGCTTTTACGCCCAGGACCGGGAACAAGGCACGTTCGCGCAGCGGTTTTGGAGCTGCCTGCTGTTCGCCCTGGTGATGGCGGCCGCCCAGTATGCCGTCGCCTGGTTGTTCGCCGATCCGCTGGGTAGCGTCATCTTCAACTCCGCCGGCGGAGGGCCCTTGTCCCGGGCCTCCGTCTTTCTGGGCATAGCCTTGTCCATGCGCACCTTTTTGTCTTCACTGTTGCGGGCCCGATTCGAGTTGGTGCGCCAGAGCATTCTGGAACTGGCGATCACCGCGGCCAGGACGGCGGCCATCTTAGGGCTGGCCCTGTGGGGCGCCTCGGTGCGCGAGCTGCTCTGGTCCCAAAGCCTGATCGAATTTTCCGCCTGCGTATATCTCACCCTGGCCGCCTGGCGGCGGGTGCCGCTCCAGGGCGCTAAGCTCACCCTGCCCAAAACGTATTTTTACTACGCCCTGCCCCTGTTGCCCGCCGTTGCCCTGACCTGGCTGGGCAAGAACATCGAGCGCTTCGTGCTGGTGCACCTGCAGGGGCAGGCGATGGTGGGGGAATACACCGTGGCCTTTACCGTGAGCTCGGTGCTGGTCACCTTCTCGGCGGCGGTAAACTTCGTTCTGCTGCCCCAACTGGCCCAGGCCTGGACGCGGGAGGACCGCAGGGAGCAGTCCGCCAAGCTTTTCGCCACGGCCAACCGCAACCTGCTGTTGTTGGGGCTGCCGGTTATCGTGGGATTGGCCCTTGTCTGGAGCGACCTGGTGGTTTTTCTGACGGGGCGAGCCTTCGGCGTCACCTGGCCCGTGGCCGCCCTGGCCGCCGCCGGCCATCTCTCCTCGGCCCTTTATCTGGCCAACGTATACGCCCTGCACCTGCAACTGCGCACCAAGCTGATACTCCCGCTGCTGGCCTCGGGGGTTTGCCTGAGCGTGGCCCTGTCCTTTGGAATGATTCCCTCCCTGGGCATCTTGGGAGCCGCCACCGCTTTCTGGGCGGGGCAGACCATTAACGCCATGATCGCCATGGGCATCAGCCGGCGGCTGACCGGGTGGAGCCTGCCTTTGAATTTTTTCCTGCGGGCCGGTGGGGCCTGCCTGGCCATGGGGTGCCTGGTAGCCGCCGCCAAAGGGCTGGGCCACTTTAACTTGTGGGCCCTGATTGCCCTGGGAGTGGCGGTCTATGCCGCCTCCACCTTGTGCCTGGGGTTGATAACCATGGGCCAGGTCAAAGGGTTCTGGGGCAGGCTCGGGCCAAAAGCCGGTTGA